Within Topomyia yanbarensis strain Yona2022 chromosome 2, ASM3024719v1, whole genome shotgun sequence, the genomic segment CTACTGGTTGGCACGACTTCTCGTTGACAGTTCGCATTCCTGCTGATAGGGTTGCCCTCCAACACCTCCCTCTTTAGTATAGATGGTAGGGTTCGTAGCGGATCGGAGGTTTCCGATTCCGAGGCGGACGATAGCATTGAGTCAACACTGGGATTGGTTGCGGTTGCAGATGTCTTCGACGACGTCTCACGTCCGGTTGGTACAGCTCTTGAAGAAATTCTTGCTGCAATTCGTTGTACTCTACATCTTCTGGATATGGTTGTGGAGCTTTCGGTGTTTCCGATGAACCCGACGGTTTGATATCCCAGGTGTTTAAGAGCAGGTCTAATGGTACGATGGCTTGATTTTCCGCATTCCGAACATCTGTACTTCCATGACGTTTACGTATCTGATTGCCATGGGATCAGCTGCTGACGACACGGTAGCCACACATTGTACATAACGGCTCCAATCCATTCCACAACTTCACCTGCTACCCAATTCCAAGTATTACCTTGATGAACCTTGGCATAAACGTTGTCCTTGACCTCGAAACTTTTCGCTTTGGCACCGTGTTTACGTTCAAACTGCTGGTCCTGTTTGGAACTGGCATCCTTGTGAAATTTGCTAGGCGGTTTCATCAGTTTGAGCGAAATACGGATGCGTCGACCTAGCAGAATTTCCGCTGGAGACTTTCCATCCGGAGCGCTGCGAGACGGTGTAGATCAGTAGCACTGAAGGAATGTGTCGATGGCTTCTTCTAGCTCTTCTCCCCATGCCTGGATTTTCTTCAGTGTGCGTTTGAACGTATCTACAAACCTCTCTGCTTGTCCGTTGCTTTGACGATGGTACGGCGCCGTCTTTAGGCGCATGATACCATTGGAATCGCAATACTTTTCGAAAACCTCGCTGGATAGTTGCCTGCCATTATCGGTCACCAACACTTCAGGCATACCGAACCTCGAAAAGATGTTCCGAAGTATGGCTAGAGTTTTTTCAGTAGTGATACGCTGTG encodes:
- the LOC131682009 gene encoding uncharacterized protein K02A2.6-like, which gives rise to MVKSCNECASVAKTDTKTSLSSWPIPERPWQRVHVDYAGPVNGTYFMILVDALSKWPEVVPTQRITTEKTLAILRNIFSRFGMPEVLVTDNGRQLSSEVFEKYCDSNGIMRLKTAPYHRQSNGQAERFVDTFKRTLKKIQAWGEELEEAIDTFLQCY